One stretch of Oncorhynchus tshawytscha isolate Ot180627B linkage group LG19, Otsh_v2.0, whole genome shotgun sequence DNA includes these proteins:
- the LOC112218476 gene encoding uncharacterized protein LOC112218476 codes for MSNADRVVLALGGAGTVGSGIVKALLDKGFKVAVISRDNSRLEKLRGFVSPSVRDNLTTLVGNVGSEEGAEVVKHALLKSVGKVTDIVSSLGFSWWQGGPPHTQTLKELHWVIETLLFSTFVSWKVFFPLVRDDPNCTYTFITGGAGEKLLMPGTGFLTVGAASTLAFCQVLREEYPEVPCKLNQVKINTGVAPPERMAPGYLNHLDLGEAVATLVERKNTTHTVFPVNSPADLKKVILEGNL; via the exons ATGTCAAACGCGGACAGAGTTGTGTTAGCTCTCGGTGGAGCAGGAACAGTGGGCTCTGGAATAGTTAAAGCACTCCTCGACAAAG GTTTCAAGGTGGCTGTCATCTCCAGAGACAACAGCAGATTAGAGAAGCTCAGGGGGTTTGTTTCGCCCTCCGTCCGAGACAACCTCACTACCCTAGTCGGGAATGTTG GTTCAGAGGAGGGGGCAGAGGTGGTCAAGCACGCCCTTCTGAAGTCTGTTggcaaggtgacagacattgtgTCATCTCTGGGATTCAGCTGGTGGCAGGGTGGGCCACCACATACCCAGACTCTGAAAGAACTACACTGG GTGATTGAGACATTGCTGTTTAGCACCTTTGTATCATGGAAGGTCTTCTTTCCGCTGGTGAGAGACGACCCCAACTGCACCTACACCTTTATCACGG GTGGTGCTGGAGAGAAGCTGTTGATGCCAGGTACAGGGTTCCTGACTGTTGGCGCCGCCAGCACCCTGGCATTCTGTCAGGTACTACGAGAGGAGTACCCAGAAGTGCCCTGCAAACTCAACCAG GTAAAGATCAACACAGGTGTGGCCCCTCCAGAGCGCATGGCTCCTGGTTACCTGAACCACCTGGACCTTGGTGAGGCTGTGGCCACGTTGGTGGAGAGAAAGAACACCACCCACACAGTGTTCCCTGTCAACTCCCCGGCCGACTTAAAAAAAGTCATTCTCGAGGGTAACCTTTAA